The proteins below are encoded in one region of Telopea speciosissima isolate NSW1024214 ecotype Mountain lineage chromosome 10, Tspe_v1, whole genome shotgun sequence:
- the LOC122643519 gene encoding protein FAR1-RELATED SEQUENCE 5-like, translating to MQRMSMDVGNNSKLVSPQNENMEIEIQTPRRLEVDQGEGECHTADLNDDDGLPDYTHPFEDTSKDLIHSKVPKEWIPEVGMEFDSELASYEFYSRYAGAVGFNVRRDYAHRNKDGAFRDRVFCCSCQGRRQPDRRDKDVRHQRPNTRFGCLAKMRIVLQKNDKLRVTQFLQDHSHKTEPPSKAHWFKSQRKSSVAHAAEANLSKEFGSAPSAILEETIDLCQMDYKNYLHSKRMMQMRVGDTGGVLQYLQQMQLEDPSFFYAIQVDEDDLMTNIFWADSRMVLDYTHFGDVVCLDTTCRNTKDCRPFSLFLGVNNHKKIVTFGVALLYDESIDTFSWLFDTFFKAMSGKRPKTILTDQDASIAKAISTQLPETHHRLCVWQVHQKAIKLLKLFRTSNTFAKDFSSCMYDHDDEEDFLNAWNLLFKQYEFHPSEKEWLQRLFEIKEKWALVYGRESFCGDITSTQQSESISKRLKDYASYKHHMLQSCGNFQRFIEKRRYEELKDDFRANRSTPTLAFSVEMLKHAASLYTPEIFENFQYQFGQTWSYDFHKCGEVGTVTEYKLIHHEKQNQYIVTFDASEDTVVCSCKMFEFVGILCSHALKVLGYRNCRRVPPRYILKRWTKGAKVGGVVVTNGLTTRDDPKVEFGRRYKDLLRMCVQLATKSAESEERYVVAASYVEKAIKEMEEMGYKAVDRPSTGSTDGAKSVCDLNRTVPVEGIDVSVDCIESTHSDDDRNRVSYVNREAPIVVTSMKTKEIGASGSNKRPKKSVDKTPRVNTTMNEPTSVPCFPVECYSSSLPPPTQFIQGSHSFQANLSSGHYIIGTSYPPSGPNMTPFIQVDTNSFLIAMGNLSIKRKYKETKALLFRYFKGLAVVVVVSSASSLSACIVDCPCLPEEVREGRLSLMS from the exons ATGCAGCGAAT GTCAATGGATGTTGGGAACAATAGTAAGTTGGTCAGTCCACAAAATGAAAATATGGAGATTGAAATTCAAACACCACGGAGGTTGGAAGTGGACCAAGGAGAGGGGGAATGTCACACGGCAGACcttaatgatgatgatgggttGCCCGATTACACTCATCCATTTGAAGATACAAGCAAAGATTTAATTCATTCAAAAGTTCCAAAAGAATGGATACCAGAAGTTGGTATGGAGTTTGATTCAGAGCTTGCTAGTTATGAATTTTATAGTAGATATGCTGGAGCTGTGGGTTTTAATGTTAGAAGAGATTATGCACATAGAAACAAAGATGGTGCATTTAGAGATAGAGTATTTTGTTGTTCTTGTCAAGGCCGACGTCAACCAGATAGAAGAGATAAAGATGTGAGGCATCAGCGGCCAAATACAAGATTTGGTTGTTTGGCAAAGATGAGGATTGTGCTTCAAAAGAACGATAAATTGCGTGTTACCCAGTTTCTACAAGACCATAGTCATAAAACTGAACCCCCTAGTAAGGCTCACTGGTTCAAATCGCAAAGAAAGTCAAGTGTGGCCCATGCTGCTGAAGCTAATTTATCAAAGGAGTTTGGTTCAGCACCATCTGCAATCTTGGAAGAGACAATTGATCTTTGTCAAATGGATTACAAAAATTATTTGCATTCGAAGCGGATGATGCAAATGAGGGTTGGAGATACAGGAGGTGTCTTACAATATCTCCAACAGATGCAGTTGGAAGATCCATCCTTTTTTTATGCAATACAAGTGGACGAGGATGATTTAATGACCAACATTTTTTGGGCAGATTCCAGGATGGTGTTGGATTATACTCATTTTGGTGATGTGGTTTGCTTGGACACAACATGTAGGAATACTAAAGATTGCCGTCCTTTTTCACTATTCCTCGGAGTGAATAATCATAAGAAAATTGTCACATTTGGTGTTGCACTGTTGTATGATGAATCAATTGATACTTTTAGCTGGTTATTTGATACTTTTTTCAAGGCAATGTCGGGGAAAAGGCCAAAGACCATACTTACAGATCAAGATGCATCGATTGCTAAGGCAATATCAACCCAGCTACCAGAAACCCATCATCGTCTCTGTGTATGGCAGGTGCATCAAAAGGCCATTAAGCTTCTTAAACTATTTCGGACTTCCAATACTTTTGCCAAAGATTTTAGTAGTTGCATGTATGACcatgatgatgaggaggactTTTTAAATGCATGGAATTTGTTATTTAAACAATATGAGTTTCATCCATCAGAAAAAGAATGGTTGCAAAGGTTGTTTGAGATAAAAGAGAAATGGGCTTTAGTCTATGGACGAGAAAGCTTTTGTGGGGACATAACCTCTACACAACAGAGTGAATCCATTAGTAAAAGACTGAAGGATTATGCTAGCTATAAGCATCATATGTTGCAATCTTGTGGGAATTTCCAGAGGTTCATAGAAAAGAGACGATATGAAGAGTTGAAAGACGACTTCAGAGCAAATCGTAGTACCCCTACATTGGCATTTTCAGTGGAGATGTTGAAGCATGCAGCGAGTTTATACACACctgaaatatttgaaaatttccaGTATCAGTTTGGGCAAACTTGGTCTTATGATTTTCACAAGTGTGGTGAGGTAGGGACAGTGACCGAGTACAAATTAATCCATCATGAGAAGCAAAATCAGTACATTGTTACATTTGACGCTTCAGAAGACACAGTTGTCTGCAGTTGTAAGATGTTTGAATTTGTAGGGATTTTGTGTTCACATGCTTTGAAAGTTCTTGGCTATAGAAATTGTAGGAGGGTCCCACCCCGATACATATTAAAGAGGTGGACAAAAGGTGCAAAAGTTGGAGGCGTTGTAGTTACAAATGGCTTGACCACCCGAGATGACCCAAAGGTAGAATTTGGAAGGCGTTACAAAGATTTGCTTCGAATGTGTGTTCAATTAGCAACAAAATCTGCAGAGTCTGAAGAAAGATATGTAGTTGCTGCTTCTTATGTTGAGAAGGCAAtaaaagaaatggaagaaatgGGATATAAAGCTGTAGATAGACCATCAACTGGTAGTACAGATGGTGCAAAAAGTGTGTGTGACCTAAATAGAACTGTACCTGTTGAAGGTATAGATGTTTCTGTTGATTGTATTGAGAGCACCCATAGTGATGATGACCGCAATAGAGTAAGTTATGTCAATAGAGAAGCACCCATTGTAGTAACAAGCATGAAAACTAAGGAAATAGGTGCCAGTGGTTCTAATAAAAGGCCAAAGAAATCGGTTGATAAAACTCCTAGAGTGAATACAACTATGAATGAACCCACTTCTGTGCCATGTTTTCCAGTTGAGTGCTATTCAAGTTCATTGCCTCCACCAACTCAATTTATTCAG GGGTCTcatagtttccaagcaaatCTCTCAAGTGGCCATTATATTATTGGTACCTCATATCCGCCATCTGGACCTAACATGACTCCATTTATTCAG GTAGATACCAACAGTTTCCTCATAGCAATGGGGAACCTTAGCATCAAAAGGAAGTATAAAGAAACCAAAGCCTTGCTATTCAG ATATTTTAAGGGCTTGGCTGTTGTTGTGGTTGTGAGTTCTGCATCTTCTTTGTCTGCTTGTATTGTTGACTGCCCATGCTT ACCAGAAGAGGTAAGGGAAGGTAGACTGAGTCTGATGAGTTAA